CTCCACTCTGCACCAAGGGTAAGCAATGCAGGTGCATCCTCGGGAACGCTGGTACCATCTACATACTTAGCAGTGGCAGGAATCATGGCCGACTCAAGGTCAGAGTTGTTCTTCATGCGCATACGGGTCTTGAACTCGTACTTAGCAGCGAAGTTGAAATCGCCAAGCTTGTAGTCAACACCAATCACAGGAGCAATACCCCAACCGGTCTGGTCACTCTTCAGGTTCATACCGTTTTTGGCATAGGGTGACAGGACCTCGCCTGCGGCAGTGAGCTGATCAGGTGCTGCCAATAAACTATTCAGACCATCAGCCTTTTCTTGCAGTTCCACCACAGCTTTCTGGCTGCGAGCCTGTTCCTCAGTCATACCAGCAGCTTTATAACCGGCAACATACTGATCTATTCCATTCTGTACTTGGCCAAGAACTGCCTGAATGGTGGGTTTTGCATTCAAAAGATTGCCGACAGTTTGTTCGAAATAAGTAGTAAGCGTCGATGGGTTAGTACCGTTCATCACACGGATATTGTTCAGACGAGCCTCATATCGAGCAGAACCGTAGAGCAAACGAAGACCACCATAAACAGAAAGATTCTCATTAATCTTACGAGCAGCGCCCAACTGAACTCCGAAATAATACTGGCGCCCCCTCATGTAACCATCCACATCGTAACCTGTCACAGCAGGAACACGAGTATTGAATGTCGGCACAGCATCTGATACGCCTTGAAGTCCAGCATTCAGCTTTTGCGAAGTGCCGCCCAAATATTGTGCAATTGCACCTACGGCTGTCTCGAACGAACCTACGCCCTTGTCGAACTCACACTTACCGCCACCGCCGGGGATGGAGAAATTGAACTGGAAACTCCAGTTGCCAGTATTATAGGCTGCCTGCACTGAAGGAATCACAGGTGCATCAGCAACGCCTTCAAAAGTCTTCGTACTCTGACCGTTGTTCTTGGCTCCCAACTTGAACAAATCGTTGGTAGCAGTAACCGTACGGGTCTGGTGAGCATACTGCCAGTTGAGTCCCAGATGGAAACCTTCGGGCATGAAAGCCACACCTGCCGGGTTGCTATACACACCATCAAGACCAATAGCGGCATCACGAGCGGGATTGCGAAGAAAATCAATACTCTGATTAGTGTTGGTTAAGATACCACCGGCAAATGCTGTGGATGTGGTTGCGGCCAGTAACAAACTAGCAAAGCAAACTTTAAAATAATTCATATCCTTTAAAATAAATCTTAAAAAAATTCGGCTGCAAAGGTAAACGAATTGTTCAAAAAACCCCTGTTAAGGCACACAGAGTTAACAAATATTATACAAAAATTGCACAAATCCTGCACATTCGTGCATATTTGTGCAATTTTCGAGCGTTACTTTTTGCACAATCACAAACATAGTTGTGCAAAAATTGTTCAATTTTCCGACTTATTTCACAACTTTGTTTCCATTTCGAACAAAAATTCCTTTTGCGGGTTCGGAAGCAAGTTGTCGGCCTTGCAAATCGTAAAGTTTTTTAACTTGTTGTTTGTGGGCCGAGATGGTTTGGATGGCATCGGTCTGTTTTGGAGTGAGCAATACATTGTCGAAGCCAATGATTTTCTCGGATCCATTGGAGTTGTGCATGGCAGCAAGCAGGATAGTGGTAGATGCCTCGCCATCGCTTTCCAACTCGAGAGCAGCATGTTGCCATTCAGTCTTATTCTCAAGAGAAGGAGCTGTAACAGTAGCACCGCCTTCGGTTTGCGCACTGACAATAGCATCGCCGCCCAATCCGCTTTTCCACACATCGGCCGTCAAAGTATAGACGCCTTTAGGCAAACGGAGTTCCTGTTTCAGGGTAATGGTACTGGTGCCCCAGTTCTGACGTACCCAGTAGGTCTGCTTACTTTCTGCAGAAGGGACAGGAAGAGATGCAAAAAAATTACTGAAGAAGAGGTCGCCCGACTTCAGCGCAGTCAGGTCGTTCTCATTGCGCGAGCTATAATCGACGGTCCACCCATTGGGCACATAGATGGCACGGTCGCTAACAACGCCGCTATTGGCCATTTTGCTATAAGTGCCCTCAAAGTTGCCATTCTGCAGGGCAGTAGGCAGTTCTTTCTCTTCGTAGTCAATATTCTGCAGCAGGCAGATTTCTTTACGAGAGAAACAAACATCATAGACACGCAGAAAACTGATGGTGCCACAGAAGTCCTGATTGTCGCTGGCGTAGGTACCATCCCACCATTGGGTACGACCAATGTAGTTGCGGGTATCCTTGGCCACTTCATAGAGCATATAGGGTTCGTTCTGATTGTCGGTGCCGGCAGCATCCTCTACACCATTTATATATATACGCGTGGTATGGGTAGCTGCATCGAAGGTCACAGCCAACTTATAATCGGTAT
The sequence above is a segment of the Prevotella sp. E9-3 genome. Coding sequences within it:
- a CDS encoding transporter, which encodes MNYFKVCFASLLLAATTSTAFAGGILTNTNQSIDFLRNPARDAAIGLDGVYSNPAGVAFMPEGFHLGLNWQYAHQTRTVTATNDLFKLGAKNNGQSTKTFEGVADAPVIPSVQAAYNTGNWSFQFNFSIPGGGGKCEFDKGVGSFETAVGAIAQYLGGTSQKLNAGLQGVSDAVPTFNTRVPAVTGYDVDGYMRGRQYYFGVQLGAARKINENLSVYGGLRLLYGSARYEARLNNIRVMNGTNPSTLTTYFEQTVGNLLNAKPTIQAVLGQVQNGIDQYVAGYKAAGMTEEQARSQKAVVELQEKADGLNSLLAAPDQLTAAGEVLSPYAKNGMNLKSDQTGWGIAPVIGVDYKLGDFNFAAKYEFKTRMRMKNNSDLESAMIPATAKYVDGTSVPEDAPALLTLGAEWSVLDNVRLDLGYHHFFDKQAHWYENSQKLLDGGTDEYLGGVEWDVLPRLTVSAGGQLTRYDLTDAYMNDMSFVVNSYSFGFGLNYKLSNVVSLKAAYFQTNYEDYDMDTPAQNMEINKIVLGIPAGHNTFTRTNRVLGLGCEITL